From a single Notolabrus celidotus isolate fNotCel1 chromosome 7, fNotCel1.pri, whole genome shotgun sequence genomic region:
- the LOC117816227 gene encoding CD209 antigen-like protein E, producing MEESALHVRVDTPSGSAGQRENLPSRSEGIYENADAGQTLELHTAGHTPSGAPNVKKFYRVPAICLGLLCVLLLVRVITLILPYTKGNSECKSHMDSTQTIIYNLTKEMDQLQTSNRNLAVEQEQLQKKLGDMAKLDDLHRKFQAQQGWVYYSGSFYYISSLKKTWLESRADCQNRGADLMIINSREEQNFVSGFKKILWIGLSDGQTEGVWKWVDGTPLTTSFWRSGEPNSYEGSNEDCTEINGLNSGKNWNDLKCQNKNYWICEKTFAL from the exons ATGGAGGAATCTGCTCTTCACGTTAGAGTAGATACACCATCAGGTTCTGCAGGCCAAAGGGAGAATTTGCCATCACGCTCAGAGGGTATTTATGAAAATGCAGATGCAGGTCAGACTCTGGAGCTTCACACAGCTGGACATACGCCTTCAG GTGCTCCAAATGTGAAGAAGTTCTACAGAGTTCCTGCCATTTGCCTGGGACTGCTGTGTGTTCTCCTTCTGGTTCGAGTCATCACTCTGATTTTACCAT ACACCAAAGGCAACTCTGAGTGCAAATCACACATGGACTCGACACAGACCATTATCTACAACCTGACCAAAGAAATGGACCAGTTACAGACCAGTAACAGAAATCTGGCTGTGGAACAAGAGCAGCTGCAAAAGAAACTGGGGGACATGGCGAAGTTGGATGATCTTCACAGGAAGTTTCAAG CTCAACAAGGATGGGTATATTACAGCGGTAGTTTCTATTACATTTCATCTCTGAAGAAGACCTGGCTGGAGAGTAGGGCTGACTGTCAGAACAGAGGTGCAGACCTGATGATCATCAACAGCAGAGAAGaacag AACTTTGTGAGTGGATTCAAGAAGATCCTGTGGATTGGACTTTCTGACGGACAGACAGAAGGGGTGTGGAAATGGGTGGACGGGACTCCGCTCACCACAAG CTTCTGGAGATCTGGAGAGCCAAACAGTTATGAGGGGTCCAATGAGGACTGCACAGAAATAAATGGGCTTAACAGTGGAAAAAACTGGAATGACTTGAAGTGCCAAAACAAAAATTACTGGATCTGTGAGAAGACATTTGCTCTGTAG